TCGGCGTGACGTCGGTGGCGTACGCCTCGGAGACGACCCCCCGCCATTCCTCCGGCACCTACCTCAAGGACCACTGCGACGTCGTCCTCGACTCCAAGATCGCCATCGGCGACGCGGAACTCACCCTCGACACCGTCCCCGCCCCCTTCGCCCCCGCCTCCACGGTCGTCACCTCGGCCCTCCTCCAGGCCACCGTGGCGACGGCGGCGGCCGACCTGGCGGCACGCGGCATCGAGCCCCCGATGCTGCGGTCGGGGAACGTGGACGGGGGGCTGGCGTGGAACGCGCGGGTGTTCGAGGAGTACGGGGACCGGATCTTCTACCGGCACTAGCGGGTGACGGGAGGACGGCCCGTCACCTCACCGCCGCAGAGCCCCCGCCAGATCGAGCGCCGAAGCGATCCGCACCGCCACGTCCTCCGCGTACACCGCGTCGGACCGCTCGAACTGGCTCCGCCCGGCGCCCCGCAGGAACGTCACGACCCCCAGCGTCCGCCCCCGGCTGCGCAGAACCGCGCACAGCGCGTGTACCGCGTCCCCGGGCCACTGCCGGGCCAGGGCCCACTCGCGCGCCTTCTCGGGCGGCACCGCCCCCACGCTGGCCCGTACGGCGCCCGTCCGGTCCACGCACTGGAGCGCCGGATGTCCCTCGGCGTAGCGCGCGGGCAGCCCGGCCTGTCCGGTCAGCAGGCTCGGGCCGGGCGCCCCGGAGGGCGTCGAGGCGACCCGTACCAGCCGTACCGGGGTGTCCGACTCGGCGGCCGGTTCCCCCGCCACCCGGTCGATCAGCGCGTGGTCGGCGAAGCCGGCGAGGGCGAAGTCCAGGTGGATCGTCGCGGCCTCGGCCGGGTCCTCGCACTCGGCGCCCGCCCGGGCCGCCCGGTGCAGCTGGTTGGCGCGGAAGCGCAGCGTGGACGCCTCCTGCTCGGCCTGCTTGGCCTCGGTGACGTCGTTGAAGAGCCATCCGACGCCCAGCGGCACCGGCTCCTCGGCGAGCGGCGAGGCCAGGCGGACGAAGCCGCAGCGCCAGCAGCGCCGCTGTTCGCCCTCGGGCGTGCGTACGCTCACCCAGATCTCGGCGGGTGCGGGCGGCGCGCCCTCGGCCAGCACATGGGTGAGCGCGCTCTCCAGCTCCTCGACGCCCTGTGCGAGCAGGTCCCCGAGGGGCCGTCCCAGGACGGAGGTGCGGCCGACACCGAGGGCCCGGGCCGCGTGCGCGTTCACCAGTGCGGGCCGCAGATCGGCGTCGACCAGCACGACACCCCAGCTGGCGTCGTCGAACAGGGCCTCGCTCAGGGCGATGGACCGCTCCAGGTCGATCTGCGCGTGCACCTCGCTGAAGGCGCAGTACACCCCGGCCGGCTTCCCGTCGGGGCCGTGCACGGCGGCCGACTGGGTCCGTACGAGGACCCGCCCGCCCTCCTTGGTGAGCAGGGCGAACTCGTGCACCTGCCGTCCGGGAGCCCGCATGGCGGACCGCAGCCACCCCTCGACCTCCTGGGCGTCCGCGCTGCGCACCGCCCACCCGGCGAATCCCTGCCGTCCCACCGCCTCCGCCGCGGTCCAGCCCAGGATCCGTTCGGCCTCGCGGTTCCAGTGGGTGACGACGCCGTCGGCGTCGAAGGCACACAGTGCCGCGTCCATACCGTCGAGCAGGGCGGCGAGCAGATCCGCGCCGTCGGGCTGTTCGGGCTCGTTCGGCCCCAGCTCGTCGGTGGTCCCACTACGCCGCGAAGCACTCACCTGGACCCCCTGCAGGCTGCGTCCGTCCGTACGGCACGTCGGTTCACTCACTTGCAATCATCTAACTGGAACGTGACGCAGCACACACCGGGTTCCCGCAAGTTGGGGGAATCGTTGTACGCCGCTTCTGTCTCTACGGTGCCCGATCCAGCCTGAGGTCGACCCACAGGTCGGTCTCGGGCGGCAGCACATAGCGCTCGACCTCGGTGAACCCGTGCTTCTCGGCGAAGCGCAGACCGTCCTCGTTGACGGCCAGGACACAGGTCTCGATCGTGGTGGCGCCCAGCACGCGCGCGTGGGCGAGCCCGTTCTCGTACAGCGCCGTCCCGAACCCCTGCCGCCGGTGCTCGGGCAGCACGCGCGCGATGACCGTCGCCGCCCCGCCCTCCGGGGGCCGTACCGTCGAGCAGCCGACGAGCACGTCACCGACGTACGCGTTCTCCAGCCGGTACCGCGCGGCGCGCTCCCGCACCGTGGCGAGGTCCAGCTCGTCGGCCGGGATGATCACGTTGTGGACGTGTCGCCACTGCTCGAGCATGGCGTCGCCCACGGCGGGCTGTATTCGGACATCAGGCACGAGGTCCACCTCCCCGCCGCGCGGACACCTCAATCTCGATCTTCGTACGAGGATGCCGGCGCCGTGAGGTGCTCTCTGGCCGCCTTGCGGAAGGCTGCCACCACGCGGCCCCGGTCCCCGGCCCGGGTCGCGACGACGACATGGCTCGGCTCGACGCCGTCCAGGGGGACCGTGGTGAGGTCGTGGCGCAGCGCCCTTCCGACGGAGACGACGGAGACCGCCAGGGTCTCGCCGGCGGCCACGAGCTCCAGTTTGTCCTCGATCGCCCCGATGAGCGGCCCGTCGGGTGCCGGGCGGCCGTCCGGCCGGGGCTCGAACCGCCAGAAGGCGCTGCGCACCGGATCCGCGGTCCGGGGCAGCGGCTCGTCGGCGATGTCGTCGAGGGTGACGGAGTCCTTGCCGGCCAGCCGGTGGTCCAGCGGGACGACGAGGACGCGCGGCTCGTCGTAGAGGACCGTCACATGCAGGCCCTCGGTGGGGAACGGCAACCGGGTCACGACCGCGTCGACCCTGTGGTCGAGGAGGGCCGGGCACACGTCGTCCCAGTTCAGGTGTGTGGTCTGCACGTCGGCGTCCGGGTGGCGGTGGCGAACCGCCCGTACCGCAGGAGTGACGATGAGGCCCGACGTGAAGCCGACCGTCATGCGGTTCGGCCGGGCGGCGGCACGCGTGTGTGCGGCCGCCTGCGTCGCCGCGCGGAGCAGCGCGTCGGCATGGGGCAGGAAGGTCTCCCCTGCCTCCGTCAGCCGCGTCCCCTGCGGGGTCCGGTCGAGGAGCCGGACGCCCAGCTGCCGCTCCAGGCGCTGCACCTGCCGGCTCAGTGACGGCTGGGTGATGTGCAGGGCCGTGGCGGCGCGGCCGAAGTGCCGGTGCTCGGCGACGACCGTGAAGTACCGGACCAGGCGGAGGTCGAGGTCGGTCATACGGGGAGCCTACCCAGTCCTGAGCTGTGGCGATGCCTGAACCGTATTGCTCGATGAGAAACAGGCTTTGGACGCGGACGGCGCCTGCTCCGGACGATGAGGACACCCAGACACATCCCTCTGTTCGGAGGCATCACCATGCGCGTTTTCGTCACCGGCGCCAGCGGGTTCGTCGGTTCCGCCGTCGTACGCGAACTCCTCGACGCGGGTCACCGGGTCGTCGGCCTCGCCCGCTCCGACTCCTCCGCCGCGGCGCTGACGGCCGCGGGGGCCGAGGTGCACCGCGGCGACCTCGACGATCTCGACAGCCTCCGCCGTGGCGCGGCGGCGGCGGACGGCGTCATCCACACGGCCTTCAAGCACGACTTCTCCGACATCGCCGCCTCGGGCGCGATCGACCTGCACGCCATCGAGGCGATGGGCGCGGCACTCGAAGGCACCGGCAAGCCCCTCGTGACGACCTCGGTGTTCCTGGTCCCGCCGGGTTTGTTCGCCACGGAGGAGGACCCGGCCGACCCGGTGTCCGTGGCACCCTTCCGCGTGCCCTCCGAGGAAGCCACCCTCGCCCTCGCCGAACGCGGCGTACGCGCCACGCTCGTCCGCCTCCCTCCGTCGGTCCACGGCCGCGGCGACGGGGCGTTCGTCCCCCAGCTGATCGACATCGCCCGCGACCGGGGCGTGTCGGCCATGGTCGGCGACGGCGCGAACCACTGGCCCGCCGTCCACCGCCTCGACGCGGCCCGCCTGTTCCGGCTGGCCCTGGAGAAGGCCCCGGCGGGCATCCGCCTGCACGCGATCGACGACGAGGGTGTGCCCTTCCACGCCCTCGCGACCGCCATAGGCCACGGACTGGGCCTCCCGGTCGTCCGGCTGTCCCCCACCGAAGCCGCCGCCCACTTCGGCTGGATCAGCCACTTCGTCTCCCTGAACCTCCAGGCGTCCAGCGCCCTGACACGGCAGCGGCTGGGCTGGAAGCCGGAGGAGGCGGGACTGCTCGCGGACCTGGCGGAGGGCCACTACTTCGAGGACGGGCGGACGAGCAAGCTCTGAGAGGCCGTTGTCAGACCCTCCTGCCACAGTTCCCGCCATGGACACGGACGAGTTCTGGAGCATCGTCGAGACAGCGCGCTCGAACACGACGGAAGACCTGCCCTTCCACGAGGCACTGGTCGACCTGCTGGCCCGCCGCTCGCCGCAGGACATCCTGCGGTACCAGGAGCGCTTCGACGCGCTCCACGGCGCCGTCCACCGCTGGGACGTGTGGGCCGCCGCCTATCTCATCGGCGGGGGCTGCTCCGACGACAGCTTCACGGACTTCCGTGCGGGGCTGATCGCCCAGGGGCGCGAGTGGTACGAGCGGGCGGCCGCCGTGCCGGACAGCCTCGCGGATCACGCCGAGGTCATCGGCGCGGCCGCCGACTTCGAGGACCGGGCCGTCTTCTACGAGGACGCCAACTACTGCGCCTCGGACGCGTACGAGCGGATCACCGGGGACGGCGAGGCCTTCTACGAGGCCTGGAGACAGTACGCGGCGGATCGTCCCGAGACCCGCGCCGCGACCGACATGGGCGAGGACTTCGACTTCGACGACGATGACGAGATGCGGCGACGGCTGCCCCGGCTCGCCTTGCTCTTCCTTTCCGAAAAAGCGGTTGATCGGACGCCGACCGGTTCTTAGGGTGGGTTCATCGCTGAAAGGAGGTGATCGGGTTAATGAGTGACACCCGGGCGCGAGAGGTGGCTGCGGGCTAGCGGCCTGCCACCACACCAAGTGCGGTGCCGGACCAGCGTGTGCGAGAAACACGCAGCCGGCCAATCCAACGCAGTCACCCGACCCGCAAGCTCGCCGGTAAGTCCGGCCGGCTCCCCGCTCAGGCGGTGGAACCCGAGCTTGCGGGTCGTCTGCGTTCCTGGAAAATTTTCGTAAGTGATCTGCGACACCCGCGTTTCTTGCGGCGCGCAGTACGCTGACCTCATGCTTTCGCTCGTTCGACGCCGCCACGTGGACTACGTCCGCGTCACGAGCATGGGCTGTCGACGCTCCATCTGAGCTTCCGGCCCCTTTCTGACGCAGCCACCCGCTGCCGTTCCCCACTTTGCTCCCCTCCTCTTTCTGTGGACGAACTCCATGACGAACGTGTCGACGCATCCGTCGTACCAGCAGCTCCCGATCATCGATCTCTCCGCCGCCGACCGCGGCCCCCAAGCCCGTGCGCTGCTTCATGCCCAGCTGCACAGCGCCGCCCATGACGTGGGGTTCTTCCAGCTCGTCGGGCATGGGGTCGGCCCGGAGGAGACCAGCTCCCTGCTCTCCGCCATGCGGAAGTTCTTCGCGCTTCCCGAAGCGGAGCGGCTCGCCCTCGACAACGTCCGCTCGCCGCACTTCCGCGGGTACACGCGGACCGG
Above is a window of Streptomyces sp. NBC_00490 DNA encoding:
- a CDS encoding PAS domain-containing protein; translated protein: MSASRRSGTTDELGPNEPEQPDGADLLAALLDGMDAALCAFDADGVVTHWNREAERILGWTAAEAVGRQGFAGWAVRSADAQEVEGWLRSAMRAPGRQVHEFALLTKEGGRVLVRTQSAAVHGPDGKPAGVYCAFSEVHAQIDLERSIALSEALFDDASWGVVLVDADLRPALVNAHAARALGVGRTSVLGRPLGDLLAQGVEELESALTHVLAEGAPPAPAEIWVSVRTPEGEQRRCWRCGFVRLASPLAEEPVPLGVGWLFNDVTEAKQAEQEASTLRFRANQLHRAARAGAECEDPAEAATIHLDFALAGFADHALIDRVAGEPAAESDTPVRLVRVASTPSGAPGPSLLTGQAGLPARYAEGHPALQCVDRTGAVRASVGAVPPEKAREWALARQWPGDAVHALCAVLRSRGRTLGVVTFLRGAGRSQFERSDAVYAEDVAVRIASALDLAGALRR
- a CDS encoding GNAT family N-acetyltransferase, encoding MLEQWRHVHNVIIPADELDLATVRERAARYRLENAYVGDVLVGCSTVRPPEGGAATVIARVLPEHRRQGFGTALYENGLAHARVLGATTIETCVLAVNEDGLRFAEKHGFTEVERYVLPPETDLWVDLRLDRAP
- a CDS encoding LysR family transcriptional regulator is translated as MTDLDLRLVRYFTVVAEHRHFGRAATALHITQPSLSRQVQRLERQLGVRLLDRTPQGTRLTEAGETFLPHADALLRAATQAAAHTRAAARPNRMTVGFTSGLIVTPAVRAVRHRHPDADVQTTHLNWDDVCPALLDHRVDAVVTRLPFPTEGLHVTVLYDEPRVLVVPLDHRLAGKDSVTLDDIADEPLPRTADPVRSAFWRFEPRPDGRPAPDGPLIGAIEDKLELVAAGETLAVSVVSVGRALRHDLTTVPLDGVEPSHVVVATRAGDRGRVVAAFRKAAREHLTAPASSYEDRD
- a CDS encoding SDR family oxidoreductase; its protein translation is MRVFVTGASGFVGSAVVRELLDAGHRVVGLARSDSSAAALTAAGAEVHRGDLDDLDSLRRGAAAADGVIHTAFKHDFSDIAASGAIDLHAIEAMGAALEGTGKPLVTTSVFLVPPGLFATEEDPADPVSVAPFRVPSEEATLALAERGVRATLVRLPPSVHGRGDGAFVPQLIDIARDRGVSAMVGDGANHWPAVHRLDAARLFRLALEKAPAGIRLHAIDDEGVPFHALATAIGHGLGLPVVRLSPTEAAAHFGWISHFVSLNLQASSALTRQRLGWKPEEAGLLADLAEGHYFEDGRTSKL
- a CDS encoding DUF4240 domain-containing protein is translated as MDTDEFWSIVETARSNTTEDLPFHEALVDLLARRSPQDILRYQERFDALHGAVHRWDVWAAAYLIGGGCSDDSFTDFRAGLIAQGREWYERAAAVPDSLADHAEVIGAAADFEDRAVFYEDANYCASDAYERITGDGEAFYEAWRQYAADRPETRAATDMGEDFDFDDDDEMRRRLPRLALLFLSEKAVDRTPTGS